In Virgibacillus sp. NKC19-16, a single genomic region encodes these proteins:
- a CDS encoding sodium:solute symporter family protein — MSWYIVWLGTFLIGILAVGGFFARKIKTADDYTMANFSLGFFPIAGSIIATSLGSAAVIGSAGKGFEVGLTWFMTKFPTAFFSILLAVLLGATIRKLKLYTLPDLFVRRFGKASGIIPSLIISLLYMTPTFGMQIVGMGSVLTTIVDISFVSAMLIGFVICVSFTLMGGLPSVAWTDAIQSVLILAGLIIMFFMALNYVGGAEVVVNNTSPEYFDLFAMDTTELINYMIIFGPFYLVWQTSWQRISAAKTEKIAVRGVSIGFLITLCIALFSIGIGIIARQSIPSDTHPDLVYTEFLTAVFPPAIGGFFMVSLFAAVLTGATSFLLSGAMNISKDVYQGWIAPNASSKQVLNVSRLSVAGMAIGGLVVALLITDIIAIYTYALSLSAITMVAPVLAAMFWKRATKTGMITSVIGSLGVAFIWSLAGDPFGLHVIIPGLITSFILLVVVSLCTTHSSEEKVTAYYFSMKKVDDPTQELEKAK, encoded by the coding sequence TTGAGCTGGTATATTGTTTGGCTGGGAACATTTTTAATCGGGATTTTAGCAGTAGGGGGTTTTTTCGCACGGAAAATAAAAACGGCCGATGATTATACCATGGCTAATTTTAGTTTGGGATTTTTCCCCATCGCAGGGAGTATTATTGCTACTTCCTTAGGGTCTGCGGCTGTCATCGGGTCTGCTGGTAAGGGATTTGAAGTTGGGCTAACCTGGTTTATGACAAAATTCCCTACAGCATTCTTTTCCATTTTGCTTGCTGTACTCCTTGGTGCAACGATACGCAAACTGAAATTATACACACTGCCTGACCTATTTGTTCGTCGTTTTGGGAAGGCTTCAGGGATTATACCATCACTGATTATTAGTTTGCTTTACATGACACCAACCTTTGGTATGCAAATTGTCGGGATGGGTTCTGTTTTAACAACGATTGTTGATATCTCTTTTGTTTCAGCAATGCTGATCGGGTTCGTCATTTGTGTCAGTTTTACATTGATGGGCGGTTTGCCGAGTGTTGCTTGGACCGATGCGATACAATCCGTATTAATTCTTGCAGGGCTCATCATTATGTTCTTTATGGCATTAAACTATGTTGGTGGGGCTGAGGTTGTTGTGAATAACACATCACCCGAATACTTTGACCTTTTCGCCATGGATACAACGGAACTGATTAATTATATGATCATTTTTGGTCCTTTCTATTTAGTATGGCAAACGTCATGGCAGCGTATTTCAGCTGCTAAGACGGAAAAAATTGCTGTCAGAGGGGTTTCGATTGGGTTTTTGATCACATTATGTATCGCGCTTTTTTCGATTGGCATTGGCATTATTGCTCGTCAGTCCATACCATCGGACACCCATCCTGACCTCGTATACACGGAATTTTTAACAGCGGTGTTTCCTCCTGCTATTGGTGGATTTTTTATGGTATCTCTGTTTGCGGCAGTATTAACAGGTGCGACGTCATTTCTATTAAGTGGTGCTATGAACATTTCAAAAGATGTTTATCAAGGTTGGATCGCCCCGAATGCCAGCAGCAAGCAGGTACTTAACGTATCGCGGCTCTCTGTGGCAGGTATGGCAATTGGAGGTTTGGTTGTCGCCCTCCTAATTACAGACATCATCGCCATTTACACCTATGCATTATCGCTATCTGCCATAACGATGGTTGCGCCAGTACTTGCGGCCATGTTTTGGAAAAGGGCTACGAAAACAGGAATGATTACGAGTGTCATTGGTTCCTTAGGCGTTGCTTTCATCTGGAGCCTTGCAGGTGATCCATTTGGACTACATGTGATTATTCCAGGTTTGATCACGTCATTTATTTTATTGGTAGTAGTAAGCTTATGTACGACGCATTCTTCAGAGGAAAAAGTTACGGCTTATTACTTTTCCATGAAAAAGGTGGATGACCCAACGCAGGAGCTTGAGAAAGCAAAATAA
- a CDS encoding amidohydrolase — MSEASLLFTNANVLTLDRQNRRAGSVAVANGSIIGIWAEPEPPKDSIRITEKTNVVDVKGATLLPGFIDTHNHIMMYALMQDQVNCSTPPNETIQDITEAIAAKVKETPSHEWIQGYGYDDTLLYEKRHPTREDLDKVSPNNPVIIKHISGHLAVANSLALEYGGLEDMAPDPQSGGHFGRDESGHLNGVLYEPGAITPVSSQVPKEDLDQRLDALEKASEEYLAQGITTNSDAKVNDLEELEAHLEAAKRGLNPMRTKLMIMHHLLADNAPFAGYTHAQLDKEIRERSNGLAELDSAKMFQDGSIQGLTGALRQPYHQNPDIYGDLIHDQETFQEEVLDLHKRGFRVTTHGNGDHAIGSILDAYEHAIEKHPRPDHRHRIEHVQTGTPDDLAKMAAIDVAGSFFINHVYYWGDRHERIFLGPERARRISPLADAVKNNLLFTLHSDCPVTPISPLFSVWAAVNRKTREGKLLGPEQRIDVVTALKAMTIYGAALNFDEKTSGSLEIGKQADFAILEEDPTTVDPDTIKDIAIKATFIDGKPVYGRETLVTS, encoded by the coding sequence ATGAGCGAAGCAAGTCTACTATTTACAAATGCAAATGTATTAACACTTGATCGTCAAAATAGACGGGCTGGTTCTGTCGCGGTCGCAAATGGAAGCATCATCGGTATTTGGGCTGAACCCGAGCCTCCTAAAGATTCGATTCGTATTACGGAAAAGACAAATGTCGTTGATGTAAAAGGGGCGACATTGTTACCAGGGTTTATTGATACGCACAATCACATCATGATGTATGCATTAATGCAGGATCAGGTAAATTGCAGCACACCACCCAATGAAACAATTCAAGATATAACAGAAGCTATCGCGGCAAAAGTAAAAGAAACGCCTAGCCACGAATGGATCCAGGGATATGGTTATGATGACACCCTTTTATATGAGAAGCGTCATCCAACAAGAGAGGATCTCGATAAAGTATCACCAAATAACCCTGTCATCATTAAACATATTTCCGGACACTTAGCTGTGGCCAACTCCCTAGCACTGGAATATGGAGGGCTTGAGGACATGGCTCCTGATCCACAATCCGGGGGACATTTCGGCAGGGATGAATCCGGACATCTGAATGGTGTTTTATATGAACCGGGCGCCATCACTCCGGTTTCGAGTCAAGTTCCAAAGGAGGATCTTGATCAAAGGCTAGATGCGTTAGAAAAAGCATCCGAAGAATATCTCGCTCAAGGGATCACCACAAATTCTGATGCAAAGGTAAATGACCTAGAGGAATTAGAAGCCCATCTCGAAGCTGCAAAACGCGGGCTCAACCCGATGCGCACAAAATTAATGATCATGCACCACCTGCTTGCAGATAACGCACCTTTCGCAGGCTATACGCACGCGCAATTAGATAAAGAAATCAGAGAACGTTCCAATGGTCTTGCTGAACTGGACAGTGCGAAAATGTTTCAGGATGGCTCTATCCAGGGGTTGACCGGCGCATTAAGACAGCCCTATCATCAAAACCCGGATATTTACGGTGACCTGATTCATGACCAGGAAACTTTTCAAGAAGAGGTTCTGGATTTGCATAAACGCGGATTCCGGGTGACAACACATGGGAATGGTGATCATGCCATTGGATCTATCCTGGATGCCTATGAACACGCGATTGAGAAACATCCCCGTCCGGATCATCGACATCGAATTGAGCATGTGCAAACAGGCACTCCGGATGACTTAGCTAAAATGGCTGCAATTGATGTCGCCGGGTCATTTTTCATTAACCATGTGTATTATTGGGGAGACAGACACGAACGGATTTTTCTCGGTCCAGAGCGGGCTCGTCGTATAAGTCCACTGGCTGATGCTGTGAAGAATAACTTATTGTTTACCCTTCATTCGGATTGTCCGGTTACACCAATCTCGCCATTATTTTCGGTATGGGCTGCCGTGAACCGAAAAACGAGAGAAGGAAAACTTCTAGGGCCAGAGCAGCGTATCGATGTGGTCACCGCCCTAAAAGCGATGACGATTTACGGTGCGGCGTTGAATTTTGACGAAAAAACATCAGGAAGTCTAGAAATCGGAAAACAGGCGGATTTTGCAATACTTGAAGAAGATCCAACAACCGTTGATCCGGATACTATTAAAGACATCGCAATCAAAGCTACATTTATTGATGGGAAACCTGTATATGGACGGGAGACGCTCGTAACTAGTTAA
- a CDS encoding AraC family transcriptional regulator, with the protein MLKDLNDAIDFIEKHLMDDISVQDVAEYVGESDFHFRKIFQAIAGISLSHYIKQRKLSMANHELLQGESVTDVAFKYGYESVEGFSRAFKNWSSYLPSEVRKTNTILSFPKLSFYINVQGGNTMEAKIVTLPAFRFAGVQKRVPMQFEGVNQAIVELTESITDEQMEEMHRLQNMDPKEIVNVSYDADGKFIKEEGDLTHMIGVLTTMEGVNDNLDTIAVPAHTWVVFPNEGPFPSTLQNTMARTASEWLPSSNYELVHLPSFSLTIMDSEKEDYAYSEIWLPVRRKPE; encoded by the coding sequence GTGCTAAAAGATTTAAATGATGCCATTGATTTTATTGAAAAACACTTAATGGATGATATTTCGGTTCAAGACGTTGCTGAATATGTTGGGGAGTCTGATTTCCATTTTAGAAAGATTTTTCAAGCGATTGCTGGGATATCACTCAGTCATTATATTAAGCAACGTAAACTCTCCATGGCCAATCATGAACTGCTTCAAGGAGAAAGTGTTACAGATGTAGCTTTCAAGTATGGATACGAATCAGTAGAGGGATTTTCCAGAGCTTTTAAAAATTGGAGCAGTTACCTTCCCTCTGAGGTTAGAAAAACGAATACTATCCTTTCTTTTCCAAAATTATCTTTTTATATCAATGTTCAAGGAGGAAATACAATGGAAGCGAAAATAGTTACTTTACCTGCTTTTCGTTTTGCTGGAGTACAAAAAAGAGTGCCGATGCAGTTTGAAGGAGTCAATCAAGCGATTGTTGAATTAACAGAGAGTATTACAGATGAACAAATGGAAGAGATGCATCGATTACAGAATATGGATCCCAAAGAAATTGTTAACGTATCATACGACGCAGATGGAAAGTTTATCAAAGAAGAAGGCGACTTAACTCATATGATTGGTGTTTTAACGACAATGGAAGGGGTCAATGACAACTTAGATACGATTGCTGTTCCAGCACACACATGGGTTGTCTTTCCAAATGAAGGTCCGTTTCCTTCAACTTTGCAAAATACAATGGCGAGAACCGCTTCCGAATGGCTGCCGTCATCCAATTACGAACTCGTTCATTTACCTTCGTTTTCTTTAACAATAATGGATAGCGAGAAAGAAGACTATGCCTACAGCGAGATCTGGTTGCCCGTTCGAAGGAAACCGGAATAA
- a CDS encoding APC family permease, whose product MTNKSIGLFQGIALYIAAVLGSGVLFLSSVTASIAGPASILSWVFVIIISFPLAYSFACLARDYPDAGGAATFVRYSFGKHLGNIIGWFYFVTAAVGQTIVALTGAYYLGNAFDFSQIQITFSAILILAIAGITNYYGIQVSGKIALLLSGCLFLLLVITIVLAIPSISWNQFTPFFPNGSGSIGSAITAIFWAFFGWEAISNLANNFKQPSKNIVRSTVISVIIIGVLFLALSFITIGTGTYGDQESNLSPIAVIINNTLGVNAQMLTGTLAFIICTGTANAFVASLTQLGYSLSRDGAFPSYFSVLHPKNQVSRRMVLFVVIFAGAGVVITKALSLTFNDILFIPTSLGILVYILSMAAGVKLFKKGTLPWLCSLTAMVLCALVLPFFRSYIIVPFVVVSIYGIYMFFCNKKV is encoded by the coding sequence ATGACCAATAAATCTATTGGATTATTTCAAGGAATTGCTTTATATATTGCAGCAGTTTTAGGATCAGGAGTGCTTTTTTTATCCAGTGTTACTGCGTCCATAGCTGGGCCGGCATCCATATTATCTTGGGTGTTCGTGATCATTATTAGCTTTCCTCTTGCCTATTCATTTGCTTGTTTAGCAAGGGATTACCCAGATGCTGGAGGGGCTGCAACTTTTGTCAGATATTCATTTGGGAAACACTTAGGAAATATTATTGGATGGTTCTACTTTGTCACAGCGGCAGTTGGGCAGACCATCGTTGCCTTAACAGGAGCTTATTATTTAGGGAATGCTTTTGATTTTTCCCAGATTCAAATAACATTTTCTGCCATATTGATATTGGCTATTGCTGGAATCACTAATTATTATGGCATTCAGGTAAGTGGCAAAATAGCATTATTGTTAAGTGGATGTTTATTTCTTCTGTTAGTAATAACGATTGTATTGGCTATTCCTAGTATAAGCTGGAATCAATTTACTCCCTTTTTTCCTAACGGAAGTGGTTCAATCGGATCTGCTATAACCGCCATTTTTTGGGCCTTTTTTGGTTGGGAGGCGATTAGCAATCTTGCAAATAATTTTAAGCAACCAAGTAAAAATATTGTTAGAAGCACCGTTATTAGTGTCATAATTATCGGCGTACTTTTTCTTGCCCTAAGTTTTATAACCATTGGAACAGGGACGTACGGTGATCAGGAGAGTAATTTATCGCCTATTGCCGTCATTATAAATAATACCCTCGGTGTAAATGCTCAAATGCTTACCGGTACTCTTGCCTTCATTATTTGTACTGGAACAGCAAATGCATTTGTCGCTAGTCTTACTCAGCTTGGTTATTCATTAAGTAGAGATGGGGCATTTCCTTCATATTTTTCTGTGTTACACCCAAAAAACCAAGTATCAAGGCGCATGGTTTTGTTTGTGGTTATATTTGCAGGGGCGGGAGTTGTCATTACAAAAGCTCTTTCTCTTACGTTTAATGATATTTTATTTATTCCAACATCGTTAGGAATTCTTGTTTATATTCTTTCAATGGCTGCTGGTGTTAAACTGTTTAAAAAAGGAACTTTACCTTGGTTGTGTTCATTGACCGCCATGGTTTTATGTGCCCTCGTCCTTCCATTTTTTCGGTCGTACATCATTGTTCCATTTGTGGTTGTTTCTATATATGGAATTTACATGTTTTTT